A genome region from Rickettsiales endosymbiont of Stachyamoeba lipophora includes the following:
- a CDS encoding cell division protein ZapA, translating into MSAISLKINNKSYSIYCLPEQVPHLNRVSTILDSKLKELNKQFPTASQDHLLVLHSLLMLDEFEELKTTIKDEAVTETINSAAEHIENLAEKLENLYHLNDGAA; encoded by the coding sequence ATGTCAGCAATTAGCTTAAAAATAAATAATAAAAGCTACAGTATTTATTGTTTACCTGAACAAGTACCTCACTTAAATAGGGTATCAACTATATTAGATTCCAAATTAAAGGAATTAAACAAGCAGTTTCCTACTGCAAGTCAAGATCATCTTCTAGTACTCCATTCACTACTAATGCTAGATGAGTTTGAAGAGCTAAAAACTACCATTAAAGATGAAGCAGTTACTGAAACAATAAATTCTGCCGCAGAACACATAGAAAACCTTGCCGAAAAACTGGAAAACCTATATCATTTAAATGATGGGGCTGCTTAG
- a CDS encoding SulP family inorganic anion transporter: MFKIEIATAIRQTLKQGYNFYKFKSDLLAGFIISLISLPLAMAYSIAVGLPPATGIYTSIVAGFFTSLLGGAKYQISGPAGAFIVILAPIVSKYGLNGLILAQTIAALIMILLAMTRTGSLVYFIPHPVVVGFTSGIAVVLIVISLQDILGINIKLNGYLFTKLYVLAKNITNINLPDIFISISSILIIKNINKLKIKYLSKIPSFVLAIISSILATLIFKHFGFTVQTINDVANSGGGSGNPFKINQDFFEVIVSNFSFETIPAVMPAALVIGILAALESLLAARMADNMTQTKHNPHSEIMGIGISNLLCAFIMGMPATGALARTATNIRLGAKSPIAGMLCALFIYLYIFSFSSFLKYVPLSCLSALLFTVAINMLHIEEVKQILKSRHKFDIIILLTAMLLTAIFDMIAGVSVAMFISFFIKIFEIANLTKIEIEHTPNSKLVNISGTIFFANSTRIVNQLSRIVKGSTNSIIEINFKNAILQDTTAIAEVINFNKTIDPSKVRIYLSKENQVMYDNFVDI; this comes from the coding sequence ATGTTTAAAATTGAAATTGCGACTGCCATAAGACAAACCTTAAAGCAAGGCTATAATTTTTACAAGTTTAAATCTGATTTGCTTGCTGGATTTATAATATCTTTGATCTCCCTTCCGTTAGCAATGGCCTATTCAATTGCTGTAGGACTTCCACCGGCAACGGGCATTTACACTTCAATTGTGGCTGGATTTTTTACATCTTTATTAGGTGGAGCAAAATATCAAATAAGTGGCCCTGCGGGAGCTTTCATCGTTATCCTTGCTCCTATTGTTAGCAAATACGGCCTTAATGGCTTAATTCTAGCTCAAACCATTGCAGCTTTGATAATGATTTTACTAGCTATGACTCGGACTGGCAGCTTAGTATATTTTATCCCTCACCCAGTAGTAGTCGGTTTTACCTCAGGTATTGCAGTTGTTTTAATAGTTATCTCGTTACAAGATATATTAGGCATTAATATTAAATTAAACGGCTATCTTTTTACCAAACTATACGTACTTGCGAAAAACATTACTAATATTAATCTACCTGATATATTCATTTCCATTAGTTCTATACTAATTATAAAAAATATTAACAAACTTAAAATTAAGTATTTAAGCAAAATTCCATCTTTTGTATTAGCAATTATATCTTCTATTCTTGCTACTTTGATTTTTAAGCATTTTGGGTTTACTGTTCAAACTATTAATGATGTGGCAAACTCAGGTGGTGGAAGCGGCAATCCTTTTAAAATCAACCAAGATTTTTTCGAAGTTATTGTTAGTAATTTTAGCTTTGAGACTATCCCTGCTGTCATGCCAGCTGCACTAGTGATTGGCATTTTAGCAGCCTTAGAATCATTACTAGCCGCAAGAATGGCAGATAACATGACTCAGACTAAACACAATCCTCATAGTGAAATTATGGGTATAGGTATTTCAAACTTATTATGCGCTTTTATAATGGGAATGCCTGCTACAGGCGCATTAGCACGCACAGCAACAAACATCCGTTTAGGAGCAAAGTCTCCAATTGCCGGAATGCTCTGTGCATTATTTATTTATCTCTATATATTTTCATTTTCTTCTTTCCTAAAATATGTCCCTCTAAGCTGCTTATCAGCCTTGTTGTTTACTGTAGCAATTAACATGCTTCATATAGAAGAAGTTAAACAAATTCTTAAGTCTCGCCATAAATTTGATATAATAATATTACTTACAGCAATGTTACTTACAGCCATATTTGATATGATTGCAGGAGTATCTGTTGCAATGTTCATAAGTTTCTTTATCAAAATTTTTGAAATTGCCAATCTAACTAAAATCGAAATAGAGCACACACCAAATAGTAAATTGGTAAATATAAGCGGCACCATATTTTTTGCCAACTCTACCCGTATTGTTAATCAATTATCAAGAATTGTTAAGGGTTCAACCAATAGCATAATAGAGATAAATTTTAAAAATGCTATATTACAGGATACTACTGCGATTGCAGAAGTGATAAATTTTAATAAAACTATTGATCCTTCGAAGGTTAGGATTTATCTTAGTAAAGAAAACCAAGTAATGTATGATAATTTTGTAGATATTTAA
- a CDS encoding inner membrane-spanning protein YciB, which translates to MNLLLELIPLLIFFASYKLSNLIIAAIIFSLSTIVANLISYLAYKKISYINLFGAVVVSFFAIISYFTGNPIFIKLKPTVINVILSVILMIGVINRKYYIKHLLPSGAQLDEQLLRSISYRFSGFFISLALINELIWRNFSEQIWVNFKVFGILGLTFGFLIVNFKVFKKLTD; encoded by the coding sequence ATGAATTTATTATTAGAACTTATACCATTATTAATTTTTTTTGCATCCTATAAGTTGTCTAATTTAATAATAGCTGCAATAATATTTTCGCTTAGTACAATTGTTGCTAATCTAATCAGTTATTTAGCTTATAAAAAAATTTCATATATCAATCTTTTTGGGGCAGTTGTTGTGAGTTTTTTTGCAATAATTTCCTATTTTACAGGTAACCCAATTTTTATCAAACTTAAGCCTACAGTAATTAATGTAATTCTAAGTGTTATACTAATGATAGGGGTGATTAACCGTAAGTATTATATAAAACATCTTCTTCCTTCAGGTGCTCAGCTAGATGAGCAGTTACTTAGATCAATCTCTTATAGATTTAGTGGGTTTTTTATATCACTAGCTTTAATAAATGAATTAATTTGGCGAAATTTTTCTGAACAGATTTGGGTGAACTTTAAAGTTTTCGGGATTCTGGGATTAACCTTCGGATTTTTAATTGTGAATTTTAAAGTTTTTAAAAAGCTTACGGATTAA
- a CDS encoding L-threonylcarbamoyladenylate synthase, whose amino-acid sequence MLKIIPENNHLAIKKTIEILNQGGLVCFPTETVYALACDINNQDAINKIYNLKKRDRNKPLAILCSDLKQAEPFVEINSIIKTLSKHFSPGPITYVTNLKPSMAEKLSFTTNNKIGFRIPQNEFALNLLRNFNNPLVATSANISGEKSSSNIYEITQYFREEADIKLIIDGGESTLGIPSTVLDVSSSVTLILREGIITAADIKKIIK is encoded by the coding sequence ATGTTAAAAATTATTCCAGAAAACAACCATTTAGCAATAAAAAAAACCATAGAAATTTTAAATCAAGGGGGCTTAGTCTGCTTTCCTACAGAAACTGTATACGCCTTAGCTTGCGACATTAACAATCAAGACGCTATTAACAAAATATACAACCTAAAGAAACGCGATAGAAACAAACCTCTTGCGATACTATGCTCAGACTTAAAACAGGCTGAACCATTTGTAGAAATCAACAGCATTATCAAAACACTCTCAAAGCACTTTTCCCCAGGGCCTATCACTTATGTGACCAACCTTAAACCTTCAATGGCAGAAAAATTAAGCTTTACAACTAATAACAAAATTGGCTTTAGAATTCCTCAAAATGAGTTTGCTTTAAACCTACTCAGAAACTTTAACAATCCTTTAGTAGCCACAAGCGCAAATATATCCGGAGAAAAAAGCAGCTCAAATATTTACGAAATCACACAGTATTTTAGAGAAGAAGCTGATATTAAATTAATAATAGATGGTGGAGAATCAACACTAGGCATTCCATCAACCGTATTAGATGTGTCTTCTTCCGTAACTTTAATATTGAGAGAAGGCATTATCACGGCAGCGGATATCAAAAAAATTATAAAATAA
- a CDS encoding ParA family protein has translation MNSKVIVVAQQKGGVGKSTISINLAVNFFQLGLKTLIVDIDPQGSVSRWFERRQEIMGDRLTGVKLIASSAWKLASEITSYKFKFDIIIIDSPPHTESDIKQVLKCSDLVIIPLQPNSFDLWAVDKIVDICDYERVNYLMVLNRVSPTKKGLESIYQKYGKNLSKNILGNRVAFNSAIIQGKGISEFDPKSQAYEELKFISDEVLKKLKVNYQM, from the coding sequence ATGAATAGCAAAGTTATTGTTGTGGCACAACAAAAAGGTGGAGTAGGAAAATCTACAATATCAATTAATTTAGCCGTAAATTTTTTTCAATTAGGACTTAAAACTTTAATTGTTGATATAGACCCTCAAGGTTCGGTTAGTCGTTGGTTTGAAAGGCGCCAAGAGATTATGGGAGATAGGCTCACAGGTGTTAAGTTAATCGCAAGCTCTGCTTGGAAATTAGCATCAGAGATAACTTCTTATAAATTTAAATTTGATATCATTATTATTGATAGCCCTCCGCATACTGAATCAGATATTAAACAAGTTTTAAAATGTTCTGATCTTGTTATAATTCCTCTTCAGCCCAATAGTTTTGATTTATGGGCGGTAGATAAAATAGTTGATATTTGCGACTATGAAAGAGTTAATTATTTAATGGTTTTGAATAGAGTTAGTCCTACTAAAAAAGGCTTAGAAAGTATTTATCAAAAATATGGAAAAAATCTCTCCAAGAATATTCTAGGTAATCGTGTCGCTTTTAACTCTGCTATAATTCAAGGCAAAGGAATAAGTGAATTTGATCCAAAAAGCCAGGCATATGAAGAGTTAAAATTTATCAGTGATGAAGTGTTAAAAAAATTAAAAGTTAATTACCAAATGTAA
- the mnmG gene encoding tRNA uridine-5-carboxymethylaminomethyl(34) synthesis enzyme MnmG, protein MTKYYDVVVIGAGHAGIEAACASARLGAATLLITLKPDNLGEMSCNPAIGGIGKGTIVREIDALDGIMGRAIDYAGIHFKMLNQSKGPAVHGPRAQADRKLYKEFMHNELTNYKNLSILFDSVEDIILDNNQVDAVLTVVNGKINTRSVVLTTGTFLDGLIHIGAVKIPAGRVNENPSIGLSNTLKRFDFKLGRLKTGTPPRLDGRTINWDILETQVGDTVPQPFSYLNTEITTKQINCYITHTNARVHEVIQKNKTLSPMYNGQIESKGPRYCPSIEDKISRFADKERHQIFLEPEGLDDFVVYPNGISTSLPEDVQREIVANIVGLEKAEFIRPGYAIEYDYVDPRELYPTLETKKIGSLFLAGQINGTTGYEEAGGQGIVAGVNAALKLSNKEFILERSSSYIGVMIDDLITKGVAEPYRMFTSRSEFRLSLRADNADLRLTNRGVELGLVSKKREELYTNKMIQITNLKNDLLLESYSPNHLKSYGLNLNQDGVKRSLFELLSYPNITLANFLAIKSSLNNYSDEAKRAVEIEGLYRPYLDRQEQDIKIIQQENNMLIPNDLSLKNIKALSIEIVEKIEMFKPKTVAQLRQIQGVTPAAIIAIILHIRKVYKSC, encoded by the coding sequence ATGACAAAATATTACGATGTAGTTGTAATTGGAGCCGGGCATGCTGGCATTGAAGCCGCCTGCGCTTCGGCACGATTAGGTGCTGCCACTTTATTGATAACGTTAAAGCCTGACAATTTAGGCGAAATGTCCTGCAATCCTGCCATAGGTGGCATAGGTAAGGGGACTATTGTCCGTGAAATTGATGCTCTTGATGGTATAATGGGAAGGGCTATAGATTATGCGGGCATACATTTTAAAATGCTTAATCAGAGTAAAGGTCCTGCTGTTCATGGGCCAAGAGCGCAAGCGGATCGGAAGCTATATAAAGAGTTTATGCATAATGAACTTACAAACTATAAAAACCTAAGTATTTTGTTTGATTCGGTTGAGGATATAATTCTTGATAATAATCAAGTTGACGCAGTTTTAACTGTTGTGAACGGTAAAATTAACACTCGATCGGTGGTATTAACTACAGGCACTTTTTTAGATGGGTTAATCCATATTGGGGCAGTAAAGATCCCTGCTGGTAGGGTTAATGAAAATCCCTCCATAGGATTGTCTAACACTTTAAAAAGGTTTGACTTTAAACTGGGTAGGCTAAAAACAGGTACGCCGCCGCGCTTAGATGGCAGAACAATCAATTGGGATATATTAGAAACTCAGGTGGGTGATACAGTACCTCAGCCATTTTCATACTTAAACACAGAAATTACTACTAAGCAAATTAATTGCTATATTACCCATACTAATGCGCGTGTACATGAAGTTATTCAAAAAAATAAAACTTTATCCCCAATGTATAATGGACAAATTGAATCAAAAGGTCCCCGTTATTGCCCCTCAATTGAAGATAAAATTTCTCGTTTTGCAGATAAAGAAAGGCATCAGATTTTTTTAGAACCTGAAGGTTTAGATGATTTTGTGGTATATCCAAATGGCATTTCTACCTCTCTTCCTGAAGATGTTCAAAGAGAAATTGTTGCAAATATAGTAGGATTAGAAAAAGCAGAATTTATTAGACCCGGTTATGCAATTGAATATGATTATGTAGATCCCAGAGAATTATACCCAACGTTAGAAACCAAAAAGATAGGAAGCTTATTTTTGGCAGGCCAAATTAACGGAACTACAGGATATGAAGAAGCGGGAGGCCAGGGGATTGTAGCTGGTGTTAATGCTGCTCTTAAATTATCTAATAAAGAGTTTATACTAGAAAGATCAAGTTCATATATTGGTGTAATGATAGATGATTTAATAACAAAAGGTGTGGCTGAGCCTTATAGGATGTTTACCTCGCGTTCTGAGTTTAGGCTCTCTTTAAGAGCCGATAATGCAGATTTAAGATTAACTAATCGAGGAGTTGAATTAGGCTTAGTAAGCAAAAAAAGAGAAGAGCTATACACAAATAAAATGATACAAATTACTAATCTGAAAAATGATTTGCTTTTAGAAAGCTACTCACCCAACCATCTTAAAAGCTATGGTCTTAATCTAAACCAAGATGGGGTAAAAAGAAGTTTGTTTGAGTTGTTATCTTATCCTAATATTACCCTGGCTAATTTTCTAGCAATTAAATCTAGTTTGAACAATTATAGTGACGAAGCCAAAAGAGCAGTCGAAATAGAAGGGTTATATAGACCATATTTAGATCGTCAAGAACAGGATATTAAAATCATTCAACAAGAAAATAATATGTTGATTCCTAATGATCTAAGTTTGAAAAATATTAAAGCTTTGTCAATTGAGATTGTAGAAAAAATTGAAATGTTTAAACCCAAAACTGTTGCTCAGTTAAGACAAATACAAGGCGTTACTCCGGCAGCTATCATAGCAATTATTTTACATATCAGAAAGGTGTATAAAAGTTGCTAA
- the rsmG gene encoding 16S rRNA (guanine(527)-N(7))-methyltransferase RsmG, protein MLNLKYLEKFDLNVPRETLEKINAYLLLLDKWNKTINLVAEKNIQSESFWNRHVIDSLQLIKHISRNSEISDLGSGGGFPGIILAIFGYKVTLFEIDRRKSIFLKQVVQNLGLDAIVENLDINVYDTNLSAVITARAFTALDNLIKIVYKKLPEKHKLILLKGENYQQEINKALSKYHMNISLDESITNQNSKIIIISDIKDASKNNSDS, encoded by the coding sequence TTGCTAAATTTAAAGTATTTAGAAAAGTTTGATTTAAATGTTCCACGTGAAACATTAGAGAAAATAAATGCATATCTGCTTCTCTTAGACAAATGGAATAAAACTATAAATTTAGTAGCAGAGAAGAACATACAATCAGAAAGTTTCTGGAATAGACATGTAATAGATTCATTGCAACTAATTAAGCATATTAGCCGCAATTCAGAAATTAGTGATTTAGGCTCTGGGGGCGGTTTTCCTGGAATTATATTAGCAATTTTTGGATATAAAGTAACTTTGTTTGAAATAGATCGACGAAAGTCAATTTTTTTAAAACAAGTAGTTCAAAATTTAGGACTGGATGCTATAGTAGAAAACCTAGATATAAATGTATATGATACCAATTTATCTGCTGTAATTACAGCGCGAGCATTTACTGCTTTAGATAACTTAATAAAAATAGTATATAAAAAACTACCTGAGAAACATAAATTAATATTACTTAAGGGTGAAAATTATCAGCAAGAGATAAATAAGGCATTGTCAAAATACCATATGAATATTAGTCTTGATGAATCAATAACTAATCAGAATAGCAAAATAATAATTATCTCAGATATAAAAGATGCATCAAAAAATAATAGCGATAGTTAA
- a CDS encoding ParA family protein has protein sequence MHQKIIAIVNQKGGVGKTTTAINVATAFAATRKKVLLIDLDPQGNASTGVGVEISNREKTIYEVLIDEVNIQDAIITTFIPGLDIISSTVDLSATEIELINIPKREYVLQSKIAEISNNYDFIIIDCPPSLGMLTINALTAAKGVVIPLQCEFFALEGLAHLLKSINLIQQKLNPELQIIGVLLTMYDRRNRLTEAVEQDVRGCLGDLVFQTAIPRNVKLTEAPSHGKPAIIYDHKCSGSQAYAYLVKEMYNKFKNDRNDNSVKNKRVAI, from the coding sequence ATGCATCAAAAAATAATAGCGATAGTTAATCAAAAAGGCGGAGTTGGTAAAACTACTACTGCTATCAACGTTGCAACTGCTTTTGCTGCAACTAGAAAAAAAGTATTGCTTATTGATTTAGATCCGCAGGGGAATGCTTCAACTGGTGTGGGAGTAGAAATTTCTAATAGAGAAAAGACTATATATGAAGTATTAATAGATGAGGTGAATATTCAAGATGCCATTATTACTACTTTTATCCCAGGCCTAGATATTATTAGCTCTACAGTTGACTTAAGCGCAACCGAAATAGAGTTAATTAATATTCCCAAACGGGAGTATGTGCTACAAAGTAAAATAGCTGAAATTAGTAATAATTATGATTTTATAATTATAGATTGTCCTCCTTCTTTAGGAATGCTAACAATTAATGCTTTAACTGCAGCAAAAGGAGTGGTAATTCCTTTGCAGTGTGAATTTTTTGCTCTTGAGGGGCTTGCTCACTTATTAAAATCTATTAACCTCATCCAGCAAAAATTGAATCCTGAATTACAAATAATTGGGGTGCTGCTGACAATGTATGATAGACGTAATAGATTAACCGAAGCGGTGGAGCAGGATGTAAGGGGTTGTTTGGGTGATTTAGTGTTTCAAACTGCTATACCTAGGAATGTTAAGCTAACAGAAGCTCCTTCTCATGGCAAACCAGCCATTATATATGATCACAAATGTTCAGGATCTCAAGCGTATGCATATCTAGTTAAAGAAATGTATAATAAATTTAAAAATGATCGAAACGACAATAGTGTTAAAAATAAAAGAGTCGCAATATGA
- a CDS encoding ParB/RepB/Spo0J family partition protein, whose amino-acid sequence MKNKTLGKGLSILLGEHEEFLKNITEKKGGNNNSTGENIIDIELIRPGKFQPRKHFSEESLQELAQSIKSKGLIQPVIVRKIEDYYEIIAGERRFRASKIAGLTKLHVVIINITDKEALEFALLENIQRENLSPIEEAEAYQQLVEKFAYTQEQLANELGKSRSHITNLLRLLNLPDKIKGYLDKGQLTVGHAKILVGNIHAEEIADNIIEKKLSVREVESLLKNPNKLKLSQQPANSNITTNKDDELITIQNSLAEHLGMKVNIENAQNGGKVTIHFNNLEQFDRLIQKITG is encoded by the coding sequence ATGAAGAATAAAACATTGGGTAAAGGGCTATCAATTCTTCTAGGAGAGCATGAAGAATTTTTAAAAAATATTACCGAGAAAAAGGGCGGTAATAATAACAGTACTGGAGAAAATATAATTGATATTGAGTTAATTAGACCAGGAAAGTTCCAACCTAGAAAGCATTTTAGCGAAGAGTCTTTGCAAGAGCTTGCTCAATCGATTAAAAGTAAAGGGTTAATTCAACCTGTTATTGTTCGTAAAATTGAAGATTATTATGAAATAATTGCAGGAGAAAGGCGTTTTAGAGCAAGTAAAATAGCAGGTTTAACTAAGCTACATGTTGTAATCATCAACATTACAGATAAAGAAGCGTTAGAGTTTGCACTGCTTGAAAATATTCAGCGAGAGAATTTATCCCCTATTGAAGAGGCCGAAGCTTATCAACAGCTAGTTGAAAAATTTGCTTATACCCAAGAGCAATTAGCTAATGAATTAGGTAAAAGTAGAAGCCATATTACAAACTTACTTAGGTTACTTAATTTGCCTGATAAGATTAAGGGCTATCTTGATAAAGGGCAGTTAACAGTAGGGCATGCAAAAATTTTAGTAGGCAATATCCATGCTGAAGAAATTGCTGATAACATTATTGAAAAAAAACTATCTGTAAGAGAAGTCGAGAGTTTACTTAAAAATCCAAATAAACTTAAGCTAAGCCAGCAACCAGCCAATAGTAATATTACTACTAATAAAGATGACGAACTGATAACTATTCAAAATAGTTTAGCAGAACATTTAGGAATGAAAGTTAATATTGAAAATGCCCAAAATGGTGGCAAGGTTACAATACACTTTAATAACTTAGAACAATTTGATCGGCTAATACAAAAAATTACCGGCTAG
- a CDS encoding Ulp1 family isopeptidase — protein MASYSTAANLNGEKAWLEECYDSVHILDIFNHIKEDTISSRRVSSAIEAVAGTSFDYLSQLQHEQDYIKDIKEDLNNNKKLLGILHQEELSHWVSFIAQITSSPENPNIKTLEVICFNSLQTDFNRQQQNSLNNFFGLIAAQLNINYTRIRVNHVPGFVQKDDQSCGPLAVLNLLCHVGELKLKSNVTFTPKALKYIRRLQYRFANKELNFDQAIRRIKRTFPDIFVNQPKATKTSIAPENNQPTILPIINEKNTASKKPEQPLSFFGNMGDFIAQHSFFFKCLGILMGALVIATLTVDLSLIKNYLQNYKKPANLLNSSISNINTLDTVSTQVSHIPLTPTSWLSNITNNVGKILAK, from the coding sequence ATGGCTTCTTATTCAACGGCTGCTAATTTAAATGGTGAAAAAGCTTGGCTAGAAGAGTGCTATGATAGCGTTCATATACTTGATATTTTCAATCATATAAAGGAAGATACTATTTCAAGTAGGCGGGTTAGCTCAGCTATTGAAGCTGTCGCTGGCACTAGTTTTGATTATCTCAGCCAGTTGCAGCATGAACAAGACTATATAAAAGATATAAAAGAAGACCTGAATAATAATAAAAAACTGCTAGGAATACTTCATCAGGAAGAATTATCCCACTGGGTAAGCTTCATTGCTCAAATTACTTCTTCCCCAGAAAATCCAAATATTAAAACATTGGAAGTTATTTGCTTTAATAGCTTACAAACAGATTTTAATCGGCAACAACAAAACTCATTAAATAATTTTTTCGGACTAATAGCAGCACAACTTAATATTAACTATACTCGTATACGAGTAAATCACGTGCCAGGATTTGTACAAAAAGATGACCAGTCTTGTGGACCGCTAGCTGTTTTAAACCTACTTTGCCATGTTGGAGAGTTAAAACTTAAATCTAATGTTACTTTTACTCCTAAAGCCCTTAAATATATACGCCGATTACAATACAGATTTGCCAATAAAGAACTCAACTTTGACCAAGCTATTAGAAGAATCAAAAGGACATTTCCTGATATATTTGTTAATCAACCTAAAGCCACGAAAACAAGCATTGCGCCTGAAAATAATCAACCAACTATATTACCTATAATAAATGAAAAAAATACGGCTTCTAAGAAACCAGAGCAACCACTTTCTTTTTTTGGTAATATGGGTGACTTTATAGCGCAACATTCTTTCTTTTTTAAGTGTCTTGGTATTCTAATGGGAGCGTTGGTTATAGCTACCCTTACAGTAGATTTATCTTTGATCAAAAATTATTTACAAAATTATAAAAAACCGGCTAATTTATTGAACTCAAGCATATCTAACATAAATACTTTAGATACAGTTAGCACTCAAGTTTCACACATCCCTTTAACTCCTACTTCATGGCTTTCAAACATCACGAATAATGTAGGAAAGATACTTGCAAAATAG